The Planctomycetaceae bacterium genome includes the window GCGCTGGCGGCCCTGCCTTTGGCGGGCCTGCTGCGGTGGCGCAAGGAGGCCATCTTCACGTGGTTGAGGCGTGTCAGTGGAACAGCACGTCGTTGGGGATGAACTGGCGGGGGATGTTCGGGCCGCTGTACTCGACCTTGAGCAGTTTGCAGGCGGTGACTTCAAAGTACGCCAGGCGGATGGGGTGCAGGCCCGCTCGCAGGGCGATCTGCCCGCTGGCCATCTGCGGGGGGTGGCGGCGGTCGTTGTCGGCCACCCGGGCGTTGCCGATGAAGAGGCAACTGCCGTCGTCGCTGGTGGTATAGAAGGTGTAGACGCCGTCAGTGGGCACGCGGATGTACCCGGTGAAGGTGACGCCCCAGTTGTCGCCAGACGTCCAGGGGCTGATGTCGAAGCTCGGGGATGTTCCGGTTTTGAGGACCTTGAGAGCCCCCATCTCGGCGATGGTCTTGACGCCCCCGCCGGCGTAGGCGTAGGTCAGGCCCGGCTGAACGTTGGGCGGCGTGTCGGGGGCCCGGGCGGCGAGGATGCGGTAAGTCTGCTCTCCCGTGGGGATAGTGGCGAAGGTCTTGCCCGGCGCGCCGGCGGCGGCTTTGACCACCGTGCCGGCCCCCAGGCGCAGCGGGGCGGTGTAAGGCTGACCTGCCGAGAGCGGGTCGGTGCTGTCAAGGGTGTATCGCACGGCAGCGCCGCGGACGGCCGTGCCGATCGCGACGGTGACTTCGCCGACGTAGTCGCCTCCGGGCGGGGTCATGACGGGGCGATAGGCCTGCTGGACGATGGCGTCGACGCCGACAGCGGCGCTGGCTGCCAGGGCGGCTCGCGGCTCGGCCGGCAGGGCGGCTGAGGCGGCGCCGGCGGCGAAGGCCCTGGCGGCGGCCGAGGCCTTGGCGGCTGCGGCGTCGAAGGTGGCGATATCGGGGCTCTTGCCGGCCAGCGCGGCCAGGTCTCGGATGTCGGCGGTCAGGGAGGCGAAGGCTTTTCCGCCGCCGGCGTGGGTGCGAAAGAGGTGCGCGCCGTCAGGGGCGGTGATGGCGACGGCGCGGTCGAAGATGACGCCGCGAGTGGTGAAGTCGCCGAATCCGCGGTCGTAGAAGGGCAGCGAGGCCAGTTCCTGGCGGGCGATGCGCTGACCGCCGGCCAGATCGAAGACATCGACGTACATCCGCGAGTCTTCCGGGCGATACCACAGTCTGCCGTTTCGCATATCGGCGTTGAGGCTCTCGCCGGTCGAGGCCCACAGGACCACCAGCGTGTGGCCGACCTCGCGCAGGTCCAGCACCGTGCAGACGCGGACGAGGTCGCGCGGCTGAAGTTCGTACGCCGCCTGCTGCTTCGTGGCGGTGTCGAAGGCGGACACCTGTCCGCAGGCGTGCAGGTAGAGCCTGCCGCCGCGGGGGAACATCGCGATGCTCGAAGGGTAACGGTCCTGGATGGACTGGTCGAACCACATGTCCCAACCGGCGGCGGCGTCGCCGGCGAGGCTCCTGGCGTGCAGCCAGGCGGTTCGCCCGACGAACCGCATCGCCGTGCTCTCCAGCGGCGGGCGGTGCGGCGAGTCGCCCGGCCCGGCCGGACGCGCCTGGCGAAGCTGTCCGGTGCGAGGGTCGTGATAGCTGACGCCGTGCTCTTGCCACTGGCCGTGTACCTGCACCTGAGGCCAGCGGACCACCAGACCCTGGTCGGTCAGGGCGATGTCGCGAATATCGCCCTGCACGCCGGCAGCTTTCAGCGGACCGGCCCAGAGTACGTTGCCGCCGGCGGGATCGACGACGGCCGCCGCGGGCGGCTGCCCCGGTCCCGACGCCGCCCATACCAGTCCCTGCCCGCCGCCCAGGCGAGCGGGGGCGAAGGGCAGTGCGGCTGTCCATGCCGGCGCGCCGTCGGCGGCGCGGAACGCCTCCAGCGAGCGCGCCGCGGACAGGACGATGGTGCGACCTTCGACGATCGCCGCCTGCGGACGCGTGGGCAGCAGGCGCTGCCAGATCACACCGGCGCCGGCGCCGGCCGCGGCAAGGGTGCGCCCCGAGAGCACCACAAATGTCTCCGCGGCGGCGGGGTCGGTCAGCAGCAGGGGGCTCTCGCAGGAGAGGGTCAAGGCGTCTTCCAGCGGCAGACCCAGCGGCACGTCGGGACCGGCGGGCGTGGAGGGGCGGGCGAACGCCAGCGGTGGGGCGGCGGCTTCGAGCACCGTGCCGTCGTCGAGCAATACGATCTGTGCAGCCGCCCCGGCAGGAAGGTCGAGCCGTTCGGCGATCTGCCCGGTGGCCGCGGCGATGCGGACCAGCGATTCGCCGGCGGCGATGACGGCGCTATCGCCCACGAGCGAGCCGCGCCCCTGAGACCCCTGGGGCAGCGGCGTGATCCAGCGGCGCGTTCCCGTGGCGATGTCGACGCCGGCCGCCCAGCGGTTGCTCATGGATACCGCCACGCCGCCGGCGGCGCCGAGCAGGCGGTCGCTGGGCGTCAGGGGGGCTTCCCACAGCAGTTCGCCGCTGTCGCACCGCAGCGCCAGCACGCCGCTGTGATCGCGCGGGGCCGCCAGCAGCACGCTGCCGGCCACTACCGGCGAGACGCCCTGGCGGGCGAAGTTGTGCGAGTCGGGCGCCGCCCCAACGGCGCTGGCGTAACCGCTGGTCCAGATCAGCGCCCCGTCGCGCAGGTCGCAGCGGGCGATCAGCCCCATGTTCGTCTGGCAGTACACGCTGCCGCGGTGGATCGTCACTGCGCAGCCGCCGCGGGCGAGGTCGCGATGAGTGAACGGTTGCCACCCGATGGCCCGCTTCCAGAGCATGCGCCCGCTGCGCCCATCCAGGCACAGCAGGTACCACATCATGGGCGGGCCTTCGTCCTCGGCCGTGCCGATATCCTGCTCCGCCGGACCCAGGGCCAATGCGAAGACGCAGCCGTCGGCGGCGGCGGGGCGGGACATGATCGTCAGGGCGGCTTGCGACCGCACGACCTGGAACTGCTCGTCATCGGCTGTGGTCCAGAGCGTCTTTCCGGTGGCGGCGCTGACGGCGGCGATGGCGGAGCGGGTCGCGTCGCTCTGGTAGTAGTAGAGGATGCTCGCGTCGGACGAGAAGGCGGAGCTTTCACCGTCTGCCGTCGAGGCGCCGCGTCGCTGGAAATCGGCGGCGGGGTTTTCCCTCTGGTAGCGGCGGGCCGCGTTGGCGTCCCAGGGCAGGGGGGTCTGGTTTTCACCGCAGGCCCAGGCGGCTGCGGCGTCGTCGAATCGCGCGACGCGGTTGCCTGAATACACGATCAATGCCGCCCCGGCGGCTTGCACATGGCTGATCGGCCAGGGGGTGTGCAGAGCGAAGTCCCCGACAGGCCCGTCGCCGACGCGCCCTTCGAGCGTCCACGGGGCCGGAAGGACAATCCGCCGCCGCGGCAGGTTCGCCAGTCTCATGGCATGGGCGTCTCGCCCATGCTCTTGCTGCTGGTCGCCTGCCAGCAGGGCCTGTTTAATCTCTCTCGCGGGCGCCTGGGCGCCGCGCCAGGGCAGTTGCACGCCATCGTCGACAGCCGCCATCGCATCGAGCAAATCCTGTCGCGTCTGGCTCTGCTGGGCCAGCGCCAGCCACAGTCCGACCTGGGCCTGGCCGCGCAGGGCGGGGTCGGCGGCGTGGGAGATGACGTCGGCGAAGGCGGCGGCGGCCCATTGCGGGCGACCGCTGCGCAGCGCCTTCTCGCCGAAGCCCGCCAGCAGTTCATGGACGCCCGCCGACCAGGGGTATCGCCGCCAGGCCGCCAGTGCCGCCTCGGCGTCGGTATCCAGCCGCGCCGCGGATACCAACCGCTCGGCCGCCTGGTTCTGCGCCGCCCGCACGGCCGTCAGCCTCGCCTGCGGAAGGGCGAGCATCATCCGGTCGACCATCGCCTGGCACGAGACCCAGTGTGACTGCCCGACGGCGACGCACGCGCCGCTGCGGGCGGCAAGGTCGAGCGTTTCCTGAACGTCCTGGGCCGAGACCGGCTCGGGGGCGGAGATCTGCTTGAGAGCCCCCGACAGCGCCGCCCATCGCGTCTGCAACTCGAAGTTCGTCTTGGTCAGCGCCACGCGTCCCGATGGGAACCGAGCCTGGTCCACGCCTACGGGCATGAGTTCGTTGACGGCCGCGGCGTGTCCAAAGCTGCCTAGCAGCGTCACCGCCGCCGCCCGCGCCTGGGGAGACTTGTCCGCCAGTTCCTTCAGCCGCCCCAGCAGCGCCGGCAACTGATCGTACCGCTGCTGCGCGATGGCGAACGAGACAGCCTCATTGCACACCGCCGTCGCGGTTGCCGGCTCGGCAGGCAGATTCCCCGCCAGCACCTGCTGCATCGCCTGCTCCTGCGCGCGAGTTGGCACGGCGAAGGCTGCGAGGGTCGCCGCAGTGAGCACGAGTTTCAGGCCAAAGGTTTTCGTGGCGAATCTCCCGCGTGTTAAACCCCGACCATCGGTGCGCGGGCCTATGGAGTGCGGCAGCCTTAGCTGCCGCTTTCAACGCGTCCCACAGGAGGCCAACAACTGCCAAAGCGGCAGCTAAGGCTGCCGCACTCCATATTGCACGCCGCTGCCGCGCGTGTTACTTTCGCCTCCATCGTAAGGAGATTCCCATGCACTCACGCGTTCGCGAGTTGCTTGAAAACCGCGGCGGGAACTATCTGCTTCCGTTCTTCTGGCAGCACGGCGAGGACGAACCGGTCCTGCGCGAGGAGATGGCCCGCATCGCACAGTGCGGCGTCGGGGCGGTCTGCGTCGAGTCGCGGCCGCACCCGGACTTCTGCGGTCCGCTGTGGTGGCGCGACATGGACATCATCATGGACGAGGCCCGCCGCCGTGACATGAAGGTCTGGGTGCTCGACGACGCGCACTTCCCGACCGGTTTTGCCAACGGCTGGATCCGCGACAAGTTTCCCCAGCTCAAGAAGATCTATCTCGCCGAGCGGCACATGGACGTCGCCGGCCCGCTCGCCGGGGCGAGCATCATGGTCAACATGTGGGTGGGCGAGCCGGACACGCTGGTGGCCGTCGTCGCTGCGCCGGTTTCGCCCACGGGCAGCAGCACCGGCGCCGAGCCGGTGGACCTGACCAACCGCATCCGCGACAACCGCCTGTACTGGGACGTGCCTGCCGGTCAGTGGCGGGTGTACTTCGTCTTCGAGACCCAAAGCGGCGGCGGCAACCAGGACTACATCAACCCGATCGAGCCGGCTTCGTGCCGCGTGCTGATCGACGCGGTGTACGAACCGCATCGCGAGCATTACGCCGCGGACTTCGGCAAGACGCTGGTGGGCTTCTTCAGCGACGAGCCCAACATCGGCAACGGCGGCGGGCTGTACGATGTTTCCATCGGCCGCAAGCCCATGGTGCTCCCGTGGCGGGCGGGGCTGCTGGCCGAGCTGCAGCGCGAGTTCGGCGCCCCTGTCGCGGCGCTGCTGCCGGGGCTGTGGCACGACATCGGCCCGGCGAGTTGGCCGCTGCGATACGCGTACATGAACCTGGTCAGCCGCCTGTACAGCGAGTGCTTCGCCGGGCAGCTTGGGCAGTGGTGTACGTCGCACGGCCTGGAGTACATCGGGCACATCATCGAAGACGGCGACGCGCACACGCGCATGGGCGCCAGCGCGCCGCATTTCTTCCGCGCGATGGACGGCCAGACCATGAGCGGCATCGACGTGGTGCTCTGCCAGATCCGCCCCGGCCTCGACCGGCGCAACGCCACGTGGATCATCGACGACCACGCCGACGGCGAGTTCTATCACTACGAGCTGGCCAAGCTCGGGGCCTCGCATGCCCACATCGACCCGAAAAAGCGAGGCCGCGCCATGTGCGAAATCTTCGGCGCCTACGGCTGGGCCGAGGGCCTGCGGCTGATGAAGTGGCTCACCGACCACATGCTCGTGCGCGGGATCAACTGGTACGTCCCGCACGCGTTCTCGCCCAAGGAGTTCCCCGACGGCGACTGCCCGCCGCATTTCTACGCTCGCGGAAAGAACCCGCAGTTCCGCTACTTTGGCGAGTTGATGCGCTACACCAATCGCATCTGCCACCTGATCAACGACGGCCGCCACGTCGCCGACGCGGCGGTGCTCTACCACGCCCAGGCCGAATGGTCGGGCGAGTACATGTCAATCAAAGAGCCGCTGCGCGTACTGGCGCAGGCGCAGCTTGACGCGGACATCGTGCCGGCCGACCTGCTGGATGCGACGACGGCCGTGCGCGGCGGCAAGCTCGTCATCGCCGGTGAGGATTACGGTTGCCTGATCCTGCCGTGCGCCCAGCGCTGGCCCCGCGCGACGCTCGAAGCGATCGTGCGCATGATCGGCGAGGGGCTCAAAGTTGTTGTGGCACAGCCTTTCCAGGCTGTGGAGGCACAGGCTGGAAAGCCTGTGCCACAGCAGTGGCCCGTCGGCATCAGCGAGGGCGGCGACGCCAGTGCGCTGCTAGACTCGCTGCGGTGTGCGCGGGTCTGCGCGCTGGACGATCTGCCCGCGGTGCTCGGCGCGTGGGGCGTCACCGGCGTGCGCACGGGCAATCGCCAACCGTACCTGCGCAGCTACCAGTACCGCCACGACGGGTTGACGATGTGGATGTTCTTCAACGAAGACCCCGCCGCGACTATCGACACCAGCGTCTGGCTCGATGGCGCCAAGAACGTGGTGGCATACGATGCCTTCGCCAACGTGCTGTTGGCCGTCGAGGGCGCCGAGCCCGAAGACGGCGGCATGCGCGTTCCGCTGACGCTCTCGGCCGAGGAATCAATCGTGCTGCTCTCGGGCGAAGGGTGCCATGGCGGCCGTCTTCCAGCCGCCATGTCCCTGACTTCTGCGAAGGGCAAAGTCGTTCCCGTCGCCATCGAGCAATGGGCCGTCTCGACAGCCGACTCCCAGGCGTACCCGACGTGTACGCCCTGGCGGTCGCTCGATGCTCTGGTCAACCTGTGCGAGCCTGACCTGCTGCCCGGCTTCTCGGGCACCATTGCATATGAAGGTGGATTTGATGCCCAGGGCGCCGAAGGCGGCCACGTATTTCTGGACCTGGGGGAAGTGGGGGAGACCGCCGAAGTCTGGCTCAACGATGAGCCGCTGGGTCTGCGGATCGCCCGCCCCTATGCCTTCGACGCCACCGGCGCCTTGCGCGAGGGGCGAAACCGCCTGCGGATCGAGGTGACCAATACGCTGGTGTACGCCCTGCGCGACTGGTGGTCGAAGTTCATGGCCCAGGGCCCATCAGGTCTGATCGGTCCGGTGGTGTTGCGGTACGCGTAGGAAGAAACGGTTCGTCCACGGATCTATAAAAAGAGGCTCACGCCGCGCATTGGGTTGCGGCGTGAGCCTCGCTTCGGGCTATTGATTCCTGCCTCAGCCTTCGGCGGGCGGGGGCGTCGTCTCGGGGGTTTCTTCGTCTCGGATCGGGACGACCCAGACGTGGATGGTGGCGCTGACGTCGTGGGGGAACTTGATCGTCACGTCGTACTTGTCGAGCTGGCGGATCGGCTCAGCCATGACGATGTTCTCGGCGTCGACGAAGGCCTTTTCGGCGGCCAGCGCTTCGGCGATCTGCGCAGGTCCGATGGACCCGTACAGGTGCCCTTCCTCGTTGGCTCGGGCGGAGATGGTGATCTCTTTGCCCTGCACGAGCTTGGCCTTGGCCTCGAATTCCTGGCGCTGTTTGGCGAGTTCTTCGAGGTAGCGTTGCTTGTCGGCCTCGACGGCCTTGAGGTTGGCCGCGGTGGGCTCGACGGCCAGGCCGCGGGGCACGAGGAAGTTTCGGGCGTAGCCGGTCTTGACGTCGACGACCTCGCCGATAGTGCCCAGGTTCGATACGTTCTTTTTCAGCAGCAGTTTCATCTTAGAGTCCTCTGCACGACAGTCGAAGTTTCGTGTTTTTCAGAACAACATTTACAACCGACGACGAGGACGGGGACGACGACGAGGATGAAACAACATCCTGCCATTGCACCTCATCCATTCATCCAACAACATTTCGGCGCCGAACAACCCGTGGGGCAAGCCCCGCCGCTAACGTCTGCCACCTGCGCCTTTCTGCAATTCTGGTCCCGTCCATTCGCGTCGTTCGTGACATTCGTGGACGTAATGCTTTATCCCGCGTACGGCAGCAGGCCCAGGAACCGAGCGCGCTTGATGGCGTGCTTGGTCGAGCGCTGGTGGTGGGCGCAGTTGCCGCTGCGCTTGCGCGAGAAGATCTTGCCCTGCTGCGTCAGCAGCTTGGCCAGGGCGCCGATGTCCTTGTAGTCCACCTGGGGGATCTTTTCCCGGCAGTAACGGCACTTGGCCTGCTCGCGGAAGCGGGGCTTGCGTGGGCCGGTGGTCCGTCGAGGTCGTCGTGATTGCATTGCCATTTCTTGTCCTCAAAAAGCTCGATGTCCGAAGCAGAACGCTATAGGTCCTATAGGTCCCATAGGACCTATGTTTTCACTTAAAACGGAATATCTTCGCCACCGCCGCTGGGGGCGGGGGCTTCGCTGTCGTAGTCAGGCATCGGCGGTTCGTCCGATCCGCCGCCGGCGCCGGCCGCGGATGGGGCGCCTTCGCCGCGCTGTCCGCCGCCGAGGAACTGGAACCGTTCGACCACCACGCGGTGCTTGCTGCGCTTGGTGCCGTCTTTGCCCTCCCACGAGGAATAGTGCAGCCGCCCTTCGATCAGGATCGGCTGGCCCTTGCGCATGTACTTATTGAGCGTTTCGGCGGAACGCCCGAAGCAACTGCAGTCGATGAAGCAGGTCTCTTCCTTCTGCTGCCCGTCGGGCGTGCGCCACTTGCGGTTGACGGCCAGACCGATCTCGCACACCGGAGTCTGGGCCGGCGTAAAGCTCATCTGCGGGTCACGCGTGAGGTTGCCGACCAGGATCACCTTGTTGTAGCTGGCCATATCAGGTCTCCGATTTCGGATTTCTAATTTCGGATTGCGGATTATTGCCCGCGATCCTGCTCATCCGTTGGACGTATATCCAGTCCGAACAACCCGCGGGGCAAACCCCGCCGCTAACGTTCGTTGCCCGAGTCTTTCGCGTCCATTCGCGTCATTCGTGACGTTCGTGGACGTAATGTATTTTCCTAGTCCCTGTAATCGCGATCGCGGTCACGATCGCGGTCGAAGTCCATGTCGTCCTCGCGCGGGCCTTCACCTTCGGCGCGTGGGGCGTCGGGCTTGTGGCCGCCTGTGGCGGGGGTCTCGGCGTTGATCTGTTCCTCGGTGAGGTCGTCGCCGGTCAGGATCAACGCGCGGAGGATCTCCTCGTTGAGCTGACAGTCGTGCTCGATCTCGGTGACCTTGGCCGGGTCGACCTTGAAATAGGTCAGGATATACAGGCCGCGCTTGCGCCCTTTGATCTCGAAGGCCAGGCGGCGGTCGTCCCAGGGCTTCATCGAGAGCACTTCGGCCTCGCTGCGGGCCAGGATGGTGTTGATCGGGGCCGAGGCGGTCTGAAAATCTTTGCCGGAGTCGACCAGGAACATTGCTTCGTACGTTTTGGTCTTGCTCATTCTTCTGCTTTTCCGTTGTACTTGTCCATCACGAAGGCAATCCCGTTGAAGACCCAATCCTCAACGGCATCGGCAGCCGTCTTGACGGCGATCTCGATGATCGCCGCCTGGTCCTGCGGAACCGCTTGCAGGACGTAGTCGGCACTGTCCATATTCGCCGGCGACGGGCCGATCCCGATCCGCAGGCGAGGCAGGGCGTTAGTGCCCATCTTTTGCATCACGTCGGCCAGGCCGTTATGCCCGCCGGCCGACCCCTCCGCCCGCGCCCGAAGGCGTCCCGGCGGCAGGGCCAAGTCGTCCATCACCACCAGCACGTGATGCGGCGCCAGGTGGTAAAAACCCGCCGCCATCGCCACGGCCGACCCCGAGCGGTTCATGTACTCCTGCGGCTCAAGCAGCGTCACGCGCCGCAGGGCATCGCTCCGCGTGGTTCGCACGTCCCAGGCGCGGGCGCCGAAGGCGTCACGGCCGGAGCCTGCATCGAACCGCCGCACCAGTTCGTCGACAACCCGGAACCCCAGGTTGTGCCGCGTGTGGCGATATCGCGTGCCGGGGTTTCCCAGGCCCACGACCAGGCGGCGGTCGACGACATCATTTCCAATTTCCAATTTTCAATTTCCAATTTTCAATTGGAAAAACCGCTCAATCGCAGCTTCCAATATTCCATCATTCCAACATTCCGCATTTACGCCGCTATGCGGCAATGGGCAATTGGAAATCGGAAATTGGAAATTGCCTCACTCTTTCTTCTTGCCCTCTTCCTCTTCGCCTTCCTCTTCCTTCTTGGCGCCGATGACTTCGGGTTCCGCGGCGGCGCCTTCTTCGGCGGGGGCGGTTTCTTCCTCGGTGATGATCACGACCGTGCAGACGATGGTCTCCGGATCGCTCTTGAGGATCGAGCCTTCAGGCAGCTTGAGGTCGGCCATCGTGATGACGTCGTCGACCTTCAGGGCGTTGACCTGCACCGAGAGGCTCTCGGGGATGGCCACGACGGGGCATTCGAGGTCGACTTCGGCGCTGACCTGCTGCAGCGAGCCGCCTTCGATCAGCCCGACGGGCGTGCCCTTGAGGATGATCGGGACCGTCACCTCGACGCGCTCGTCGAGGTTGACGCGCGTCAGGTCGACATGGATGACGTCCACGCCGTAGGTGTCCCACTGCACTTCCTTGATCAGGACGTTCTGAATAGTCCCGGCGACGTCCAGCTCGAGCAGGCGCTCGCCGTGCTTGACGGCCAGTTCCACCTCATGCACCGGAAGGGCGACGGTCTCGTTGGCCAGACCGTGTCCGTAGATCACGGCCGGGATCAGGGACTGTTTTCGCAGGGATCGCGAACCGTGCGTTCCGGTCCGGGTGCGGGGGTTTGCTTTGAGTTTGGCTGCCATGTTCGCTTCTCCTGTTACGGTGGCACAGCCTTTCCAGGCTGTGAAAGTCACAGGCTGGAAAGCCTGTGCCACCAAAAATCGCTAGTCCGAATGCTCGTTGTGCGT containing:
- the pth gene encoding aminoacyl-tRNA hydrolase; this translates as MEIGNDVVDRRLVVGLGNPGTRYRHTRHNLGFRVVDELVRRFDAGSGRDAFGARAWDVRTTRSDALRRVTLLEPQEYMNRSGSAVAMAAGFYHLAPHHVLVVMDDLALPPGRLRARAEGSAGGHNGLADVMQKMGTNALPRLRIGIGPSPANMDSADYVLQAVPQDQAAIIEIAVKTAADAVEDWVFNGIAFVMDKYNGKAEE
- the rplI gene encoding 50S ribosomal protein L9, giving the protein MKLLLKKNVSNLGTIGEVVDVKTGYARNFLVPRGLAVEPTAANLKAVEADKQRYLEELAKQRQEFEAKAKLVQGKEITISARANEEGHLYGSIGPAQIAEALAAEKAFVDAENIVMAEPIRQLDKYDVTIKFPHDVSATIHVWVVPIRDEETPETTPPPAEG
- a CDS encoding single-stranded DNA-binding protein, which codes for MASYNKVILVGNLTRDPQMSFTPAQTPVCEIGLAVNRKWRTPDGQQKEETCFIDCSCFGRSAETLNKYMRKGQPILIEGRLHYSSWEGKDGTKRSKHRVVVERFQFLGGGQRGEGAPSAAGAGGGSDEPPMPDYDSEAPAPSGGGEDIPF
- a CDS encoding 50S ribosomal protein L25; the protein is MAAKLKANPRTRTGTHGSRSLRKQSLIPAVIYGHGLANETVALPVHEVELAVKHGERLLELDVAGTIQNVLIKEVQWDTYGVDVIHVDLTRVNLDERVEVTVPIILKGTPVGLIEGGSLQQVSAEVDLECPVVAIPESLSVQVNALKVDDVITMADLKLPEGSILKSDPETIVCTVVIITEEETAPAEEGAAAEPEVIGAKKEEEGEEEEGKKKE
- the rpsR gene encoding 30S ribosomal protein S18 codes for the protein MQSRRPRRTTGPRKPRFREQAKCRYCREKIPQVDYKDIGALAKLLTQQGKIFSRKRSGNCAHHQRSTKHAIKRARFLGLLPYAG
- a CDS encoding PQQ-binding-like beta-propeller repeat protein, whose translation is MPTRAQEQAMQQVLAGNLPAEPATATAVCNEAVSFAIAQQRYDQLPALLGRLKELADKSPQARAAAVTLLGSFGHAAAVNELMPVGVDQARFPSGRVALTKTNFELQTRWAALSGALKQISAPEPVSAQDVQETLDLAARSGACVAVGQSHWVSCQAMVDRMMLALPQARLTAVRAAQNQAAERLVSAARLDTDAEAALAAWRRYPWSAGVHELLAGFGEKALRSGRPQWAAAAFADVISHAADPALRGQAQVGLWLALAQQSQTRQDLLDAMAAVDDGVQLPWRGAQAPAREIKQALLAGDQQQEHGRDAHAMRLANLPRRRIVLPAPWTLEGRVGDGPVGDFALHTPWPISHVQAAGAALIVYSGNRVARFDDAAAAWACGENQTPLPWDANAARRYQRENPAADFQRRGASTADGESSAFSSDASILYYYQSDATRSAIAAVSAATGKTLWTTADDEQFQVVRSQAALTIMSRPAAADGCVFALALGPAEQDIGTAEDEGPPMMWYLLCLDGRSGRMLWKRAIGWQPFTHRDLARGGCAVTIHRGSVYCQTNMGLIARCDLRDGALIWTSGYASAVGAAPDSHNFARQGVSPVVAGSVLLAAPRDHSGVLALRCDSGELLWEAPLTPSDRLLGAAGGVAVSMSNRWAAGVDIATGTRRWITPLPQGSQGRGSLVGDSAVIAAGESLVRIAAATGQIAERLDLPAGAAAQIVLLDDGTVLEAAAPPLAFARPSTPAGPDVPLGLPLEDALTLSCESPLLLTDPAAAETFVVLSGRTLAAAGAGAGVIWQRLLPTRPQAAIVEGRTIVLSAARSLEAFRAADGAPAWTAALPFAPARLGGGQGLVWAASGPGQPPAAAVVDPAGGNVLWAGPLKAAGVQGDIRDIALTDQGLVVRWPQVQVHGQWQEHGVSYHDPRTGQLRQARPAGPGDSPHRPPLESTAMRFVGRTAWLHARSLAGDAAAGWDMWFDQSIQDRYPSSIAMFPRGGRLYLHACGQVSAFDTATKQQAAYELQPRDLVRVCTVLDLREVGHTLVVLWASTGESLNADMRNGRLWYRPEDSRMYVDVFDLAGGQRIARQELASLPFYDRGFGDFTTRGVIFDRAVAITAPDGAHLFRTHAGGGKAFASLTADIRDLAALAGKSPDIATFDAAAAKASAAARAFAAGAASAALPAEPRAALAASAAVGVDAIVQQAYRPVMTPPGGDYVGEVTVAIGTAVRGAAVRYTLDSTDPLSAGQPYTAPLRLGAGTVVKAAAGAPGKTFATIPTGEQTYRILAARAPDTPPNVQPGLTYAYAGGGVKTIAEMGALKVLKTGTSPSFDISPWTSGDNWGVTFTGYIRVPTDGVYTFYTTSDDGSCLFIGNARVADNDRRHPPQMASGQIALRAGLHPIRLAYFEVTACKLLKVEYSGPNIPRQFIPNDVLFH
- a CDS encoding glycosylhydrolase-like jelly roll fold domain-containing protein; this encodes MHSRVRELLENRGGNYLLPFFWQHGEDEPVLREEMARIAQCGVGAVCVESRPHPDFCGPLWWRDMDIIMDEARRRDMKVWVLDDAHFPTGFANGWIRDKFPQLKKIYLAERHMDVAGPLAGASIMVNMWVGEPDTLVAVVAAPVSPTGSSTGAEPVDLTNRIRDNRLYWDVPAGQWRVYFVFETQSGGGNQDYINPIEPASCRVLIDAVYEPHREHYAADFGKTLVGFFSDEPNIGNGGGLYDVSIGRKPMVLPWRAGLLAELQREFGAPVAALLPGLWHDIGPASWPLRYAYMNLVSRLYSECFAGQLGQWCTSHGLEYIGHIIEDGDAHTRMGASAPHFFRAMDGQTMSGIDVVLCQIRPGLDRRNATWIIDDHADGEFYHYELAKLGASHAHIDPKKRGRAMCEIFGAYGWAEGLRLMKWLTDHMLVRGINWYVPHAFSPKEFPDGDCPPHFYARGKNPQFRYFGELMRYTNRICHLINDGRHVADAAVLYHAQAEWSGEYMSIKEPLRVLAQAQLDADIVPADLLDATTAVRGGKLVIAGEDYGCLILPCAQRWPRATLEAIVRMIGEGLKVVVAQPFQAVEAQAGKPVPQQWPVGISEGGDASALLDSLRCARVCALDDLPAVLGAWGVTGVRTGNRQPYLRSYQYRHDGLTMWMFFNEDPAATIDTSVWLDGAKNVVAYDAFANVLLAVEGAEPEDGGMRVPLTLSAEESIVLLSGEGCHGGRLPAAMSLTSAKGKVVPVAIEQWAVSTADSQAYPTCTPWRSLDALVNLCEPDLLPGFSGTIAYEGGFDAQGAEGGHVFLDLGEVGETAEVWLNDEPLGLRIARPYAFDATGALREGRNRLRIEVTNTLVYALRDWWSKFMAQGPSGLIGPVVLRYA
- the rpsF gene encoding 30S ribosomal protein S6, translated to MSKTKTYEAMFLVDSGKDFQTASAPINTILARSEAEVLSMKPWDDRRLAFEIKGRKRGLYILTYFKVDPAKVTEIEHDCQLNEEILRALILTGDDLTEEQINAETPATGGHKPDAPRAEGEGPREDDMDFDRDRDRDRDYRD